In [Limnothrix rosea] IAM M-220, one DNA window encodes the following:
- a CDS encoding class I SAM-dependent methyltransferase translates to MSQSTKFWDKIAAKYAEQPIEDEESYQKKLEITRGYFNPEMELLEIGCGTGSTAILHAPHVKHIRAVDFSKEMLAIAQQKASEQNIQNITFEQCSVEELNVPKGSMDMVLALSILHLLEDKEAAIAKIYTMLKAGGLLVTSTMCLGDEMGWFKLIAPMGKVLGFFPLVKVFTVENLVESLTKTGFSIDYQWQPDKKKAVFIVAKKTA, encoded by the coding sequence ATGTCACAATCTACAAAATTTTGGGATAAGATTGCAGCAAAATATGCCGAACAACCCATTGAAGATGAGGAATCCTACCAAAAAAAGCTGGAGATAACTCGCGGCTATTTCAATCCTGAGATGGAATTGCTTGAAATCGGTTGTGGTACAGGCTCTACGGCAATCCTCCATGCGCCTCATGTTAAACATATTCGCGCGGTAGATTTTTCGAAAGAAATGTTGGCGATCGCCCAACAAAAAGCGAGTGAGCAAAATATTCAAAACATCACTTTTGAGCAATGTAGTGTTGAAGAATTAAATGTGCCTAAGGGTAGTATGGATATGGTTTTGGCACTCAGTATTTTGCATTTACTAGAGGATAAAGAGGCGGCGATCGCCAAGATTTATACAATGCTTAAAGCCGGTGGTTTACTTGTAACGAGTACCATGTGTTTAGGAGATGAAATGGGATGGTTTAAGCTAATTGCACCTATGGGTAAAGTGCTCGGATTTTTCCCGTTGGTAAAAGTTTTTACTGTTGAAAATTTAGTAGAAAGTTTAACAAAAACTGGCTTTTCGATTGATTATCAATGGCAGCCAGATAAGAAAAAAGCAGTTTTTATTGTGGCGAAAAAAACAGCTTAA
- a CDS encoding class I SAM-dependent methyltransferase codes for MSSSPLEQSPFSHANEIATEFDQWAEVGRGDSMAEGHLYATKILLKDLAIAADSVVLDAGCGVGWILNDLIGADIAEGVGIDLSPEMVAIASSRKTLSHLEFLTADSTKTPFPDGQFSHIISVESLYYNAQPLDTLKEWRRISRVGGHLGLVIDLYQDNPAAKYWVEALSITAHNFSVVDWEKLLISAGWENITHRRVPLPVKISAQDFTPSAYFPTYEVYQAYCGAGSLLLRAKKAT; via the coding sequence ATGTCTTCATCACCATTAGAGCAAAGTCCTTTTTCCCATGCCAATGAAATTGCTACTGAATTTGATCAGTGGGCAGAAGTTGGGCGTGGAGATTCGATGGCGGAGGGACATCTCTATGCCACAAAAATCCTATTAAAAGATTTAGCGATCGCCGCTGATTCGGTTGTGCTTGATGCCGGTTGCGGTGTTGGTTGGATATTAAATGATTTAATCGGTGCAGATATTGCGGAGGGGGTTGGGATAGATCTATCTCCAGAAATGGTGGCGATCGCCTCATCTAGAAAAACCTTATCTCACCTCGAATTTTTAACAGCAGATAGTACAAAAACTCCCTTCCCCGATGGACAGTTTTCCCATATTATTTCCGTCGAATCTTTGTATTACAACGCTCAGCCACTAGATACATTAAAAGAATGGCGACGTATCTCTAGGGTTGGCGGTCATTTAGGTCTGGTGATCGATCTTTATCAAGATAATCCAGCAGCAAAATATTGGGTGGAAGCGCTATCGATTACGGCGCATAATTTTTCGGTAGTAGACTGGGAAAAACTGTTAATTTCAGCGGGTTGGGAAAATATCACCCATCGTCGTGTTCCTTTGCCAGTTAAGATTTCAGCCCAAGATTTTACGCCTTCGGCTTATTTTCCTACCTATGAAGTTTATCAAGCTTACTGTGGCGCAGGTTCATTATTACTTCGGGCAAAAAAAGCAACATAA
- a CDS encoding acetyltransferase, with protein MFLRYSLNDTLVEVMEPQTLWDPFQTKVLGRSHAGEEMQEPELLPKKDLIFPSGESLPKAWLDPEYNLEK; from the coding sequence ATGTTTTTACGCTATTCATTAAACGATACACTCGTTGAGGTGATGGAACCTCAGACATTATGGGATCCATTTCAAACAAAAGTTCTTGGCCGTTCCCATGCAGGCGAAGAAATGCAGGAGCCAGAATTGTTACCAAAGAAAGATTTAATTTTCCCTTCTGGAGAATCTTTACCTAAAGCTTGGCTCGACCCAGAATACAATTTAGAAAAATAA